The sequence attctaaTAATAtcgtaaaatataaaatatttaaaattaagcaCTTGTTGACTGATCATCACGTAGGACAAATAATGTTAATGTCGATGTGGATAACCATGAAGACTTGGAATTAATATTAATTGAAAAACAATTGCATGACACGCAGCTTGACTCTTTGAAATATcggagaaatttttttattttttttatattgaatCACTCCTAATTAAATTAGAGGGACTGGGAAAGGAAAAGAACAAAATTAATGAGTATGTATTAATCGAGAAAttgttacatatatatatatatatttaatatatatatgcatgcatgGTGATGACTATGTTAGCTAGCAAATTAACCAACATAAGCTAGCTAGCTCTCAAGTTGCGATGAGTAATATGGTTTAGATAATTGAAAAGCAGTTGGGGGATCGATCGATGGTACGTATAATTAATGTGTGTGTTTAAATCATCTCCCAAATTGATATTTAGTTGGGGAAGAAATTGTTGAATTAAATGTGCATGCGACTGTGGGTCATCGGAGTCACGTGAACATATGAGTTTTtgacttttattttaattttaatagcAAGGTCAATGGGTCAATCAGTCATGTTTGGAATCCAAGGTCAGACCTTAACTACAAATTGAAATTATAAATTACTTACATTTATGGATGTATATGTCTTACGTACCAACTAGTGGTATTTAGTCAAGGTGATCCAATGCAATTCCTTTAATTTGTACGTAATTAAGACCGTCGACGATTTGCCTACTcaaagtcaaaataaataataaatacaaaattaaagACATTCATCCAATATTGAaactacaattttttttttttttttttacaaacttATGTGAGTTTTCTTTACTTTATACTAGTTTcaatttattaataaatttaaatattttctgacaaattataattaatattcgatttaatatgaataaattattttcacgtcatttatttttttggttgttttgttttgttttggaaTTAATCCATGAATAGTTTCAAGTGATCATTTAATCGATCACCATTTAGTTTTGATTTACTTATGTTATGCGTACTTGTGCATAAGCGagtatttgaattttgaaacctTGGTGTTGTAGATATTTCCgactcttaaataatttaatttgaatGCATAGTTtctagtttttaatttttttatgctacaataaacataaataaaatataatataataaatatatcagTACTATCCTCTTGcaattaaatgctaaaatattaTGATTCTGGTATCCGTTGAGCACGTATTTATAAaacatttatataaaaatattttttttaaaaaaaaatttagaaagtTGCTTTAATAATTACACATTTtcctgtaaaaaaaaataagtacaTATTAGTCAATGTTCtataaaacattttaaaattaaaaactaatATATTTTTTGCTTGCATTATCACattcaattttaaaaacaaacttcaaaacaggaaaaaaaaacacacacacacacatcacTTAAGTTCTTTGAAAACTATGCTTGAAAAACATTagtttttaatattaaaactctttttacaaaaattttgtTCAAACACATGCTTTATGATTTTTTCACTCATAAAATATCAgaaaacatttttaaaatacTTCTCCAAATAAAACCTATAcatattttgaagtttttaaaTGATCgataattttggaaaatatagtTTCGCCCTTCAAAAATAAAAGTCTAAATCTCATGTCGACTTATGTAGTATTTGAGAGAGTTTCTAGAAAATACTATTCAAATTTTCTTTAACATCAAACAAATTCAATATTTTGTTAAAGAAAAACTGAAAAATGCTTCATAAAAAGCTATCTCAAATACTTCTTTAAGGTGCAAGGGCACCGGGAGGGTCAAATTTTTATAATGAAAAGACCCAAATTTCGGTCCGGCAACTCACAAATTAACGTACGGAAAAATTCATGGGAATTTCCGAGAAGGCAAGTCTGCATGCATGATCCAATCGTGCAATTACTTGGATAGGATATAGTGATGGTTAATGACATCCTAACCCCACAGGTAGTCCAAATAATGAATCTAGTGATACATATCTCAACACGTGTATAATTAATGTCAATGACAACCATTGAACCTTTAGATCAACCGTTAGGGTAATAGGCTTAAAATAAGTTGAACTCTACCAACGTCTTACACATTCTACCAACGTCTTACACATTTTACTTACGcaaacttttttttatttaaaaaagaaAACCAAATGAATCAGGACAACTACTGCAACAATTTCAAAACAAAAAGTGTTCTGCTTTACACACTAAGCAAAAACTTTCCTCCATttattttgagaagcaaaaaagCGGCAACAAATACCAAAAGAATTTCACCGAAAGTAACCGTAAAGCTCCAAGAAGCATATGCAAAAGTTCCAAGGGTTTGTAGTGTCTGTTGTGGTATCAGTAAGAACGAGACGAAAGAATCTGAAAGGAAGAAGGGCGTTTGAACCAACTATAGGCCATGATGCAAACTGGCCAGGCTTGCATATGGTTACATCGTTCTCATGGACTCTCAAGTTCGTCCAATTGTTTCCATCCGTAGAACCCTGCATGGCAGATCATGAGCCATCATAATACAATGATGTCATTCCACATAACCAGAAGAATCAAGCATAGAGATACATACCTGGAAACTCCAATTCCTAATGAAAGCTCTTGACCCATCCTGTCTCACTGTGTAATAGTTGCATATAAGCTGCATTCCATAATTATTCGTTAGTTAAATTCTTTTTGTAAGGTGAAAGTCAATGGTAACCGAACTCACCTGGTGACTATGGCCAACATCGATCGTCCACCATGAAGTATTTCTCCCACCCTCCATCCGAGGCCCAGCAAAAGATGTTCCCTGTTATTCTTCCCGTTAAAAGTTTTACTGATGTAAAGTCATCTGGCTAGTGACATAAACTTCATACCTGGTAAGTCCTGGAGACTAAAACTTTTGGATCGGTGAATCTGGAAAGAGGACTGCTTGCCATAATACTTACTTTCTGAAACACGCGTATCTTAGGCCATTTATTCCATCTTTGCATATAGTGGAGAGAAAACGACAGTTTTAAGGTTTACCTTCGATAGAACAGGATTTACCCACTGATGTTCCCCGTATGAAGTACCTGCATAGTACAACACCCCATTACCATCTCCATTGCATATGTATTGGAGTTCCTTGAAACTTGATCTCCTATGCTGGAATCTAACACTGCAAATTCAACAGCATCAGTACAGAAAATTACACCTGAATTTACAGTGTCATTGAAGAGTAATTAAAAACAAGGAGGGAAAGCAGGCGATGGAGTGCCCAGGAAATAGGTGTCCCCAGTTTTGGTATTCAAAACATTATAAGAATATCCTCAAGTTATGATATGGACATGAAGAAATCCATCACgctcaaaatatattatttccttGGGATAAAACGTTcagaattcaaaattttgttgtaTGATATTGCATGCACATGAGCAGGTCTTATTAAGCATCACGTAGCAGAGTTTAAATACTTGCTTGAGGTCTTTTTCATTGCCAGAAGCTCCAATTTCCAGAAAAGAAGAGGCTTCTTTCACCTGTTGAAATAGAGGTTAAAAAAGGAAAATTCCATATATAGCAAAAGGAATTTCTGGGAAAAAGATTACTTTTGACATACCAAGTTGTTGACAGTAGGTAAGCACCTACAAAGGTTACTTTTCTCCAACTGCAATATCATTAACATTTCAACATTATCTCGACATTCAGTTGGACCAGTTTAGAACCAGCTGATTTAGGATATACCTTTTTAAGGACCGAAAAAGACAACAAAGGGAACCGCACATAGCTTAAAAAGTCTTCCACTGATTCGAGCCTATCACCCAAAATAAGTTCTGGTGTGGAATTCAACATAATTTCATCTACTCTGTCCCATCCAAACAACTCTTCTGCTTTCACAAACCAAAGTAATATTGCGTTCAGAACTCGTTCTTCAGAAGTTACCGTCAAATCTGGATGCTGTGAAGACAAGTTTTGCATAAGATGGACTGAATTCAACATGTACACATCTATGCATGCTTAGGACTAAGGTGGCTTTGGCCCAAAACCAGCCTTAACCCATCATATTCTGACAACTCTTGAAGATataggataaaaaaaaaaaaaattggcaagACAAAATTGAGTATTATCTTTTGACAAATTAGGAGTGACAGATTTTATACACTGACAGTATGCTGGTTTTTACTGGATCTAGGAAATGTAACGAAACCACATTTAAACAGACGCAAAATAATGGATAGAATAATTAACTTCTGATCCAGAAAAACAAAAACTTGAAAAAAACAACCACCTCACCTGAAGAATACTGCCAAATGTTGCTTTGTCCAACATAACAAAATCGATGCTAGCAGTGGTGCAATAATCAAAATTCATTGAGAATTTCCGCTCGCAAGTCTCCTTGATAAGTTTGCATGAAGGAATGGATGAGATTACTTGTAAAATTTGGCACACTGAGTCCTGCAACAAAGTACAGAAGTTAGACCCCCAAAAGAAAACCTGAATACTGTTCCAAATTGTCTTCTTCCTCGTCCATTAAACTTGGCATAATAGAAAAACTTGTTGTATGACCTTCAGCCAATATGAGTACTCCATGCCTGCATATAATGCATAGATGAGAAGTATCAATATTTTAATCATTTCTTGTCATAAATTCTCTGTTGGTGCTCATAACCTGATACTGCACCAGTTCCTTGTTCTTTTAATTCTATTAGTCCCAAATAATCGATTTCTAAACGACAAATGACAGATACTGCACCGTCCTTGTTCTGTTAATTCTATTAGTCCCAAATAATGATTTCTAAACGACAAATGACAACGTTAATACAAGAGAGAACGATACAAGATGACAACTAGGATTCTACCTCAGACAGGTGTTCTAAAAGTCTCTTGCAGCACTCCTGGTGAAGAAGAGAAACACCAAACTGATCTGCCAACAATAGAAGCTGCAGGAGCAATGTGTCGATGTCCATGCTGTCCTCCATGTAAACAACTCCAGTATACATGAACTCAAACATGATTTTGAATGCTTCGAAGTACACATCTTTCAAATGAACTTCCGACGAAACACTTTCGGTCATTCCATTTGTAAACATCTGCATGTTCGATTCATCCATACCAATCATGCTCTCTTATCAGAGAcataacataattaaaacatgGGATCAAACTGCAGGCTTTGAAATGTTTCTTCATGAAACCCATTTAGTATGCATTGCATTAGGGAAAAGTGTATTTCAAAGTCCCATACCTTCGTAAAAGGGACACTCCACAAACCGAGGATTATTCTATGTGACCGTGCAACTTTGTCATGGCCTTCAATGTGGATATCCACATCAGTGTATTCACCAGACAATCTAAAATGATTAAGCCTCTTAACATCAATTGGCAATTTGTTCAGAAAAACGGTGCCACAATTCCATCGAGAGCTGGGGTATGATATCTCTATGCTTCTGCCGGAGTCAAAAAGTTTCTTGTTGAGTTTGAAACGTTCCATCATTTCTTCGCACTGCCTTGCCAACATAACCACTTCAAACTGTAAGCTCAGAGATTTAAGAGAATTGAGATGCGACTCCTGAATCTATATAACAAAATAAGTATATAAGCTATCAGACAACAGAGAGCAACTTTCTGAAACAAGTTCCGAAAATGTATTAATGAATAAAAACTGTCAAAAGGAAaaaattccttttttttttgtacaatttgGCTTAAAGAAATTTAATCTTTTTCACTACCGCCTAGTACACAGACTCCATGAAAACTCACGAATTCAATGGACAAATAGAGGttaaaaacatattaataaggACTTCGTGGATTAAAATTTCATGAGGCCAACAGTTGAAGTTCTCCATATACTATTTAACTTCAACAGAGAAATGGttttaagaataaaatattaaataatcacGTAAAGGAGGAAAATGCATGCATTCGCTTGTAGATGATAAATTTAATGGTTCTTCTCTGCAGTGACATAAAAGCACAATAACCGTGACAAAATCCAATTGTGGATAATGCGGTGGACAAAGTTTTCATCACAACTCAGAGTTGTCAGCGTTCCCTTCTTTACTACAGCTGAGAAAATATATTACTTTTTCAAACTCGGAGAAAAATATtacttcaaaatcaaatcgattgTAAATTTTACACAAGTCATAATCAATGAACATTATCATGTAGATCTCATCTTACACAGGTGTGGCCGGTGTAAATATATTCAAGAAGTGCATGAAGAATGGGATAGCTAAAATCTGGGAGGTGAATGCAACTTTCCCCTGACAAATTCGAACCGAAGTTCCCTGAGGCAGCCAATATAACCTTATGCGCTGGGACGGCTCTCTCATCTGCCCCAACAATAATGATCAGATCCGACAGCTCCCAGTTTTCAAGAAAAGTTTGAAGACCCCAATTTTCATATCCTCCAAAATCATCTTGCAACTCTTCATCAGTATCATCCATGCCATCGTATTCACAGCAATCCACATGTTTCCATAAGGATATATGGTTTTGCATCAATGGCAAAACGTTAAAATTCCGATACCCAACATGCCTGTCCCAACTGCTAAGTCCTACATACTGAACACTTCGATTTGGGTTTGAGTCGAGCCACTGAAAAACGAGATTCTGGAAAGGGTACCTCCCTTTGCCAATGCTAATCAGCCCATCATATATGCTGATCCAGTAGCTCTGGAATGTAGAAGAACAGCAAAGATCAACCCCAACAACATCCACGACTGTTTTCCCATTGACCTCAATGTTTAACCTCTTATTTCTGTGACTACCAATTATTACAGTATAATGTGGACTGTTATCCCTTTTGTAATGGTAGTGCTGACTGCCCGCGTTTTCTCGGAAGACAATAGTAACATCATTGTGTGCAAAGGCATCAAAAGCTACACATCCTCTCCCGGCTTCCCTAAACCTTAAATCATCATGCCAAGCACACTCAAATGGTGCCACAGTTAGGAActtcttttgcttcttctccaTTATATGTCCTCcttgagaaaagaaaaaaagaaatcttCTTTTCCGACACGTAAACTGAAAATCAACCGCATTTGAAATAAGGCATCAATATTATGGGTTTTAATATATGACTTGTTCCACAAATAGAAAAAGATATAATCAAGTTCAAGAATCAGGGAAACATGACCATAACTATGCAATGACTAATAATGGAAAAGAAAGGAGTTTCCAACAATCGCCAAAGATATCAGAAACCGATACTAAAATTTCACTGGTGATTTAGGTGGGAGGCAAGGCACAGGGATAGGGAGAAAAGAACATTCTGATCTACTTAACGTTTGTGAGGCAGCCACAATCCAAGTTAAGGATCTACCAGATAAAAAGGAACTAAAGGCCCACAAGTGTCTTAAAATATCAATTCATACAGCTTGCTACTATCATACACTGAATTCTTATCCTATCCTCAAATTATCCGTACGGGAAGTCATTAATGAGAAGAACAAGAAATCCacctaaaaacaaaaaaacaaacaaaaaaaaaacgaaagtaATCAAAACACCAGACTCTGAAGAAATGAACAATATCAAAGTAGAAAAGCTTGCAACTTGCAAAATCCCGAGAATCCCAGTTCATACTCACGAAGACATATTTATCGagcttttgaaaattataaaaaaaagtaACATGATATAAGATCAAAAAAAATAACAAGTACGCTGCCACCGGATgaatctttttttctttttaaaatcgGCCTAAAGGTCAAACAAACAACAGTTTACAAGGAAAGTTCAGAGGGAAGATAAGCGGCAGCCATAACTCAAAAGGCCAAGGGAAATTGGACTTAACATTTACCTTTTCAATTAGTATTGGATAGAAACTAAAACAAAATCTCGTGGAGAAGTAACTTATATATATAGCAATTAAAAGGTAAAGGATTTTGATCGCTACGGATAAATATCAAACAAACCAACACTCATACTACACTTTCACTTTCAACGAATTGGAATTGAAGATATTTGAAAAGAAACATATTGTCAAAAGTAGAGATCAGCTTAGAAATTGCTAGAAACAATATAACTGACAGGAAAAATTCTCACGACCACATATtaatatcaatatcaatatcAAACCATCCTACACCACATTCTTATCCATCCACCAATTAATATCTTCCAGTACGTGAATAAAATCAATCACAAGAAACAAAAGGGAGCTCGCATGCTTTACCAAAGACAATATACCGTAGTGGGCACAGGGAAAAAGACAAAATTCTAAGATTTTGAAGCTCAAAACACCTCGGAATTCATATCTATCCACAAGACTTCATCCCCTATTTATGAGACGAGAGATTTCCCATTTGTACAAGATTGAGGTCAATCTtaatcttctttttctttttatttttctttttcctttttctcCTTCCCTGTGTTTATGACATGACAATATGGGCTCGTTAAGTGTTAACACGTCATTGTATATACGAGTCATTTTatctattttatattatattatatttatatttatattatatattatatttatttattttatttttatttttattttatataaactagTAATCGAAAACATATGTTGCGTGCTTAAGGAatacgttttttttaaaataaaaataaaaacaaaaaaagaataattttgaaaatgttttttgtaaataaataaaattaattttgtaaacgtggcattttcataaataaataattatcaattgaaaaaataaaatgacattttgttaattgaatatatattaaaGGGTAAAATGAAGAGGAGTTGATTATAGCAACATACCGATCACTCAACTTTAATAaaggataattttataatagaTATGCAagttgaattgtgaatttacaaacATGTCCTTATTTATTTAATGATTTTAGTTAATAACTTCATTAATCGAGGAactttgtttatttaattattttagttaATAACTTCATTAATTGATGTCtttaattaatactttttatGAATTTAACTATCGTGAATTTACAAACATGCCATTTATTTAATGGTTTTAGTTAATAACTCCATTAATTGATGCACTTgtttatttaatgtatgagaTAATCATTATAATTATCTTTAATAaagataatttttataataaatatgaatTCACAAAAATTCTTGTGAGAAGATCTTAAAATAAGTGAACATATATGATTTATAGTTAGGATATATTTTTATCTATTATATTTTGTTCTATTTAGATTTATAAATACTCATAAACATGATGTTATTGAAACTATTTTCGGCATTATATATCTAAATCTCGTGATTATATTTTCTATTATCAGTCACCCACGTGCATCGAACGTGATAATTCCTAGTacgtacacacacacacacacacacacacacacatatatatatataatcacacATAGTTTAATGTGTAGGATTTTCACGAACAACTACTAAAATACactagtgggttttagtgatttattttttaaaaaaggattAAAATATAGTGAATTGATATTAGTTAGCCATTAAATTCATAATTCGatcagtgcatgatcttgatgCCTGAATATTCTTGAAAATTATTACTGTTCTGAATGCTGCATTTAAGATTTCTGCTAAATTGATTTTAAAAACTGGGAGGATAATTTTCTCCAGCTTAGTGAATGACGACCATATCGCTCATCCACTCACCCTCTCAGATAAGAGCGAAGAAGAGGTCGAAGAGTACGAACAAACTCAATTCAGGGGTTGGTGAACATGCTTCATATTCCTATTTTTCTAGTTTATTTTTGTCCGTGTGTTTGTTagacttttaatttttctgttaTCATgcattatgtgtttgcatgtctTATATGATTTGATCCGTATAGCATGTCATGATTGCATGTTGCATACTTATATAAGCATATTGATCCAGTATCttttgagatatcctgtagtaggatGGTCACCCTACaagttgtggatggttggatacataaaTATTGTGTCAGGTaccgttatggttggacacttgtactagtatcagatcatcattatccactgggtataggagctacctcctgatgcgacggcgcagcgtgctatatacatTGGGATCGGTCTACGAGCTTGTTTCTTGGCCTGAGtatcttggtacccagttcacttgcatacatgcacatataatactgTATACTCATCGTACTGAGcgtcttatgctcacgtctAGTTATTTTTTCTGTTTTCTGGACAACacattcgatggggcagttgcaggtagttctcctgaggattgggaggttaggtggtgaccaagacaGGATTgtagggttgaccactaggttatAATTTTCTGGTATTGGTTTATTTAAAGTTCCATATTTTACtctgatttaatttattattgattaattgcatgcttaagcttctgattattAGATGATCACGATTtggatcactacatttatggtatcagagcatgcaatgagattctttgggacatagtattgattttgggttaccctttgtaggattacaagttggattaAATGACGATAGCAGTAACAAGAGTTGGAATAGCAAGATAtataggcttttccaagatcgtcattgccaaggttggcatcagagtttcgtattatgtggatcccagcaggatggagttggaagagaagatccagtcaTCAACTCCAGGCACTTCTCAGGGTTGAAtagaatgtgtgacatgtagtcatccattctgcttcgaccaaggaagccaccccggaatattctccactagtagttggagagattgtcaggaagaccttgtctcatctaccagatgataaacccaacaatattggaaagAGGTAGATTCGTAAGATCTTTTAGATCTTTCAAGGAAGAGGTCGGCTGACATGTCGATGCTTTCGGGAAACTTCAAGATTattagacggaatgaaagaattccacaagaatttaaataatgtattaagttttgtgtaaacagtattttagttgtaatcagatgtatttAAATATTTCAGTTATTTGATGTACttagttattgttgtattgtacatctttcagtgtaatcttttgattaagttatgtattacatgggattgtaataaagattgtatagaACCTGAATTAGTGGTTCAAGCTTTGTAATCTTTGGGAATATCTTGATTGTATGACAGTAATTGGTTGATTAGTTATTCGATTACATTGTATAATTGGGATTGAATTATGCATGTTTTCAGATTAATAGCTCTAGATGTCTTTTCTAGAATATTCTAGTTATAATATTTACCAGGGATGATGTGTATCATCAGGGGGACAAAGATGAATTATACTAAGTGATGTGGACTGTGTGGATAGATGACTAGACGAAAAAGAGAGTGTGGCCCTATGTTTGTATTACTCTGGAAGTCTCTCATGCTTCAAAGGGTGTCTGGAAGCTTTCCTTGCTTCAGATGGTTATTCAGGGGGAGACTACCTCAGTCTGGTATTTTGCAACAGTCACAGTAAGGGTATATCGATATTGAGAGTATCTCGTGAAGATTTAGTTGATACTAAGATTTAGTATCCAAGAAAATTTGTTATCATCTTC comes from Henckelia pumila isolate YLH828 chromosome 4, ASM3356847v2, whole genome shotgun sequence and encodes:
- the LOC140863057 gene encoding BTB/POZ domain-containing protein At2g30600 isoform X3, with translation MNSEFTCRKRRFLFFFSQGGHIMEKKQKKFLTVAPFECAWHDDLRFREAGRGCVAFDAFAHNDVTIVFRENAGSQHYHYKRDNSPHYTVIIGSHRNKRLNIEVNGKTVVDVVGVDLCCSSTFQSYWISIYDGLISIGKGRYPFQNLVFQWLDSNPNRSVQYVGLSSWDRHVGYRNFNVLPLMQNHISLWKHVDCCEYDGMDDTDEELQDDFGGYENWGLQTFLENWELSDLIIIVGADERAVPAHKVILAASGNFGSNLSGESCIHLPDFSYPILHALLEYIYTGHTCCEEMMERFKLNKKLFDSGRSIEISYPSSRWNCGTVFLNKLPIDVKRLNHFRLSGEYTDVDIHIEGHDKVARSHRIILGLWSVPFTKMFTNGMTESVSSEVHLKDVYFEAFKIMFEFMYTGVVYMEDSMDIDTLLLQLLLLADQFGVSLLHQECCKRLLEHLSEDSVCQILQVISSIPSCKLIKETCERKFSMNFDYCTTASIDFVMLDKATFGSILQHPDLTVTSEERVLNAILLWFVKAEELFGWDRVDEIMLNSTPELILGDRLESVEDFLSYVRFPLLSFSVLKKLEKSNLCRCLPTVNNLVKEASSFLEIGASGNEKDLNVRFQHRRSSFKELQYICNGDGNGVLYYAGTSYGEHQWVNPVLSKKVSIMASSPLSRFTDPKVLVSRTYQGTSFAGPRMEGGRNTSWWTIDVGHSHQLICNYYTVRQDGSRAFIRNWSFQGSTDGNNWTNLRVHENDVTICKPGQFASWPIVGSNALLPFRFFRLVLTDTTTDTTNPWNFCICFLELYGYFR
- the LOC140863057 gene encoding BTB/POZ domain-containing protein At2g30600 isoform X1, yielding MNSEFTCRKRRFLFFFSQGGHIMEKKQKKFLTVAPFECAWHDDLRFREAGRGCVAFDAFAHNDVTIVFRENAGSQHYHYKRDNSPHYTVIIGSHRNKRLNIEVNGKTVVDVVGVDLCCSSTFQSYWISIYDGLISIGKGRYPFQNLVFQWLDSNPNRSVQYVGLSSWDRHVGYRNFNVLPLMQNHISLWKHVDCCEYDGMDDTDEELQDDFGGYENWGLQTFLENWELSDLIIIVGADERAVPAHKVILAASGNFGSNLSGESCIHLPDFSYPILHALLEYIYTGHTCIQESHLNSLKSLSLQFEVVMLARQCEEMMERFKLNKKLFDSGRSIEISYPSSRWNCGTVFLNKLPIDVKRLNHFRLSGEYTDVDIHIEGHDKVARSHRIILGLWSVPFTKMFTNGMTESVSSEVHLKDVYFEAFKIMFEFMYTGVVYMEDSMDIDTLLLQLLLLADQFGVSLLHQECCKRLLEHLSEDSVCQILQVISSIPSCKLIKETCERKFSMNFDYCTTASIDFVMLDKATFGSILQHPDLTVTSEERVLNAILLWFVKAEELFGWDRVDEIMLNSTPELILGDRLESVEDFLSYVRFPLLSFSVLKKLEKSNLCRCLPTVNNLVKEASSFLEIGASGNEKDLNVRFQHRRSSFKELQYICNGDGNGVLYYAGTSYGEHQWVNPVLSKKVSIMASSPLSRFTDPKVLVSRTYQGTSFAGPRMEGGRNTSWWTIDVGHSHQLICNYYTVRQDGSRAFIRNWSFQGSTDGNNWTNLRVHENDVTICKPGQFASWPIVGSNALLPFRFFRLVLTDTTTDTTNPWNFCICFLELYGYFR
- the LOC140863057 gene encoding BTB/POZ domain-containing protein At2g30600 isoform X2; the encoded protein is MEKKQKKFLTVAPFECAWHDDLRFREAGRGCVAFDAFAHNDVTIVFRENAGSQHYHYKRDNSPHYTVIIGSHRNKRLNIEVNGKTVVDVVGVDLCCSSTFQSYWISIYDGLISIGKGRYPFQNLVFQWLDSNPNRSVQYVGLSSWDRHVGYRNFNVLPLMQNHISLWKHVDCCEYDGMDDTDEELQDDFGGYENWGLQTFLENWELSDLIIIVGADERAVPAHKVILAASGNFGSNLSGESCIHLPDFSYPILHALLEYIYTGHTCIQESHLNSLKSLSLQFEVVMLARQCEEMMERFKLNKKLFDSGRSIEISYPSSRWNCGTVFLNKLPIDVKRLNHFRLSGEYTDVDIHIEGHDKVARSHRIILGLWSVPFTKMFTNGMTESVSSEVHLKDVYFEAFKIMFEFMYTGVVYMEDSMDIDTLLLQLLLLADQFGVSLLHQECCKRLLEHLSEDSVCQILQVISSIPSCKLIKETCERKFSMNFDYCTTASIDFVMLDKATFGSILQHPDLTVTSEERVLNAILLWFVKAEELFGWDRVDEIMLNSTPELILGDRLESVEDFLSYVRFPLLSFSVLKKLEKSNLCRCLPTVNNLVKEASSFLEIGASGNEKDLNVRFQHRRSSFKELQYICNGDGNGVLYYAGTSYGEHQWVNPVLSKKVSIMASSPLSRFTDPKVLVSRTYQGTSFAGPRMEGGRNTSWWTIDVGHSHQLICNYYTVRQDGSRAFIRNWSFQGSTDGNNWTNLRVHENDVTICKPGQFASWPIVGSNALLPFRFFRLVLTDTTTDTTNPWNFCICFLELYGYFR